A window from Dioscorea cayenensis subsp. rotundata cultivar TDr96_F1 chromosome 10, TDr96_F1_v2_PseudoChromosome.rev07_lg8_w22 25.fasta, whole genome shotgun sequence encodes these proteins:
- the LOC120270863 gene encoding uncharacterized protein LOC120270863, with protein sequence MQHQQPPPPSIETLESSIHHLVTQYQRRQRWQLLLNYLCCYHPQQQQQQQQQQQLYDQTKYSIWRTKLTSFLELPAIHLTTIVLLLLDLFLTVLDLSLSILSSSSNESHENKKKDVTHKVCHWGGVAILSLLTVKMIALVFGLGVQFFRRPGHVVDALVVVGALVLEVVAEGKGAGLVVVVSLWRVVRVVESAFELSNEAIEAQIESIEVQFEELREENRRLEKALHQKDAIILELEMELNEFKTC encoded by the coding sequence ATGCAACACCAGCAACCGCCTCCACCCTCcattgaaaccctagaatcctCCATCCATCATCTTGTGACGCAGTATCAAAGAAGACAAAGGTGGCAACTCCTTCTCAACTACCTTTGTTGCTACcacccacaacaacaacaacaacaacaacaacaacaacaactctATGATCAAACTAAGTACTCTATATGGAGGACAAAGCTCACTAGTTTCCTTGAATTGCCTGCAATCCATCTCACCACCATTGTCCTCCTCCTTCTTGACCTCTTCCTCACAGTACTTGACCTCTCATTATCCATCCTTTCAAGCTCATCAAATGAGAGTcatgaaaacaagaagaaagatgtTACACACAAGGTGTGCCACTGGGGAGGGGTTGCCATTTTGAGCTTACTTACAGTGAAGATGATTGCATTGGTTTTTGGTCTTGGTGTGCAGTTCTTTAGAAGGCCAGGGCATGTAGTTGATGCTTTGGTTGTGGTTGGAGCTTTGGTTTTGGAGGTGGTGGCTGAAGGGAAGGGAGCAgggttggtggtggtggtgagcttGTGGCGTGTGGTGAGGGTGGTGGAGAGTGCTTTTGAGTTGAGTAATGAGGCCATTGAAGCTCAGATTGAGAGTATAGAGGTGCAATTTGAGGAGCTTAGAGAGGAGAATAGAAGGTTGGAGAAAGCTTTGCATCAGAAGGATGCCATTATATTGGAGCTTGAGATGGAGTTGAATGAGTTTAAAACATGTTAG